AGATCCCAGATGGAGGAGGACAACAACCTCCTCCGAGCACAGATCAATGAATTAAGGAACCAGACCGCTAGTCCAGCCCCTGGGATGCAAGAAGACAGATTTGGAAGGCCGTCAGCAGAAAATAGGGATCGAAGGCAGCCACGGGTATTACCACGTGAAGTAGCACTTAGGCTGGACATGGAAGGAACACCACAGCCACCAGGAGGCCTGGTCCCAACAGGGTTGGGGGCACTAACACCAGATGAGGAACCAATGCGCCAGGAACCTACACCAACGTCAGACGTGCTGGGACCACAGAGAAGCAGGGCCACAATTGCAGTCCCAGTAACCAGGATGCCAGCTGCGAATCAAGGCGAATATACCTGGGAAGACACTCAGGTGGCAGCAACATCGCAGGCACGTCAAACAGAAATCCTGGAACAACGGAACTTCATACAAAGAGCAGCTCCACAGGAGCATCAGCGACCCTCCGGTAGAGAGACATACATAGAACAGCAGTACCAGGAACTACGAAGCCTCCTCAGGAGGGTCCCCGGCATGCCTCTGCCTATGGAGATGGCTGCACCAGAAAGCTACGCTGATTCACCATTTACTGACGATATAGCCACAGTGGCCTTACCAAAAGGATTTAGCGTCCCAACAATGACTCTCTTTGATGGAACCACAGACCCCTGTGATCACATCAGTCaattcaagcagaagatgatggtcACCACGGCCACGGGAGCCTCAAAAGAGGcatgcatgtgtaagggatttggttcgaccctaaccggagcagcattacaatggttcgtcGGTCTACCTAATGGAACCATATCATCATTCGCTGACTTGGTCAACGCTTTCAACCAACAGTTCTCCAGCAGCCGCAGAACACCCAAGTAGCCGAGTGACCTGTACAGGATCGTTCAGGAAATAGGGGAATCAATCAAGGACTACGTCACTAGGTTCAACGCAGAAAAAGTCTCAATACGAGGCTGCGATATGTCCACTGCTATCAACGCCTTCAAGGCAGGGCCTGGGATAAGGAATCAAATCTCTACAAAGAATTAACTATGTATCCTTGTGAGAGATTCGAGGAAGTTCAACAAAGAGCTACTGCAGCGTTAAGATTGGAAGAAGATATACAGGCTAGAAAGGGTACAACAGGCTTCGACAAGACAAGCAGGAAATTCGCACCAGAAAAGAAGGATGACAGAATTAAGCCATACAGCAGGCCTAATATCAACAGGGTAGCAGAAAAAGCTCAGCAAATTGACGATTCTCCGCACCCTCCTAAGCTATCTGAATACGGATTCAACACGGGAATGGAAGGGTTGTTAAAAGCACTCAGAAACCTGGGTGACTAGGTGAGATGGCCAAAGCCACCCACCCAGGATAGGCCAAACGACGACAGAGACAGCAGTAAAAGGTGTGAATTGCACCAGGACATAGGACATAGGACCGAAGATTGCTACAAATTGCGGAGGGAGGTGAAGTTCCAGGTACGCAAAGGAAACTTggaccacctgttatcacgtgggAGCAAGCAGGACAGAAGAGAAGCAAAGAAATCGGTACTTCCTTCGCTCCACCAGTATGCACGAAGATtattaacgtgataacaggcgggtTCGAGCTAGCAGGTTTGACGTATTCCGCCGCGAAGAGGAAAGCCACCGGAAGTAAAGGGGGTCATCCAGAAACCTCGTACAAAGTAAGCCAGAGCAATTTACCCCCAGTAACTTTCGATGAAACCGACATGGAAAGCGGCGCAGAACAGCGTGACGATGCCTTGACCATAACATTATCCATTGGCAATTGCACTGTACGGAAAGCATTGGTAGATACAGGGAGCTCTGTGAACCTTATCATGCTCGAAACCCTCAGAACCATGGGTTTCGATAAAGAAAACCTGATAAAGAAATCTGTGCCACTGGTGGGATTTAGTGGGGAGACTGCACATTCAGTAGGTGAGATAACCATCCCAACATATATTGAAGGAGTTAATAAACTGGTAAGATACCTAATCATCGAAGGTCCAACCACCTACAACGTGATACTGGGAAGACCGTGGTTGCATCAGATGAAGGCAGTAccttcaacatatcaccagtgtCTCAAGTTCCCAACCCCATGGGGCACAGTTACGGTAAAAGGAGATCAAGAGGAATCCAGAAACTGCTATACCCAAGCCCTCAAAGCTACAACCAAGCTCCCCTCATAGCAATTACAGGACCGGGGCACCTCGACAGAATACAAGGAGCCTCCCTCAGAGGAGTTGGACCAAATACACCTGGACGAGGGCACCCGGATAGAACAGTGTTGATTGGGGCCACCTGCAGTGAGGAACTGCGTAACCAACTGATTCAATTTCTCAAGAGCAACATGGATTGCTTCGCCTGGTCCCACAATGATATGGTGGGCATAGACCCATCCGTTATTTCACATAAATTAAGCGTAAACCCAAGTCACACCCAAAGATGCAAGAGAAGAAAGAAAATTCGCGGCAGAAAGAAATGAAGTCATCAACAAAGAAGTGGACAGTCTCTTGGCAGCAGATAAAATTAGAGAAGTCAGTTATCCTGAGTGGCTCTCTAACGTAGTAGTGGTACCCAAAAAGAACGGTAAATGGAGGGTATGCGTAGACTTCACAGATCtaaacaaagcttgtcccaaaGATCCCTTTCCACTACCGCATATCGACGCAATGGTGGACGCTACTGCGGGACATGAGGTACTCACTTTCCTCGATGCCTGGAGcggttacaatcaaatcaagatgcatCCACAAGATCAGGAGAAAACGGCAATCATGTCGGAGAGGGGTATATATTGTTAcaaggtcatgcccttcggcctaaagaacgccggGTCCACCTATCAACGGTtggtaaataaaatgttcaagcagcaaataggaaagaccatggaagtatacattgacgacatggtggtgaaatctaAAAAAGCAGAAATGCACATGGAGCACTTGGCAGATACCTTCCAAACATTGAAGGAATTTAAAATGAAACTTAATCCATCCAAATGCTCGTTCGGGGTGTCCTCCGGAAAATTCCTAGGGTATATGGTGACTCAGAGGGGAATTGAGGCAAGCAAAGAGCAGATAAGAGCAAtactccaactggaatcaccccAGAAGCCAAAAGATGTGCAGAGGCTAGCAGGAAAGATGGCGGCCCTAAATAGGTTCATATCAAGGGCCTCGGATAGATGCAAACTATTCTATGATATATTGAGGAAGAGTCAGAAATTCGAATGGACTAAAGAGCATGAAAAAGCATTCGCCGAACTCAAAAGCTACCTAAGCACGCCACCATTACTCGCGAAGCCTGAGCAAGGGGAACCACTATTTTTGTATCTCACATCGATCACGGAAGGCAAAAGCGCGATTCTGGTTAAAGAACAAGAAGGAGTGCAGCATCCCGTGTATTATATCAACAAGTCTCTCTCCCTgcgcagagaccaggtacacttcTTTTGAAAAATTAGCATTGGCTTTGGTTACGCCTCTTATAAATCTGCCGTACTTTGAATCTCACACCATCCATGTCAtaaccaactacccgctaaagactattatgaggaagcctgaactttcaGGTAGAATGACTAAGTGGTCAGTGCATCTTAGTGGCTATGACTTACAATTTGAACCCAGAACGGCGATAAAATCCCAAGCCCTAGTAGATTTCGTCTCTGACTTTTGCCCTGCAACTCGTGGGGAAGCAGAAGAAGGAATGCTGACGATGATGGGAAGCCAGGATGGTGAGGTGTGGACCCtgtatattgacggagcctcTAATGCTAGAGGGGGCTGGTGTGGTTTAGTCTTTGCGATCTCCTAAAGGGGATATGATAGTGCAAGCCATTAGATGCGAATTCAAGGCGACCAATAATGAGGCCGAGTATGAAGCTCTTATACTTGGGATGCAGATGGCGTCATGGCTCAAGGTGAGGAACCTGAGGGTATATAGTGACTCCTTACTTGTGGTAAATCATGTGAACAACGAATATGTGGCacgagattcaaagatgatagcctACCTAAAGATAGCCACAGAGCAGAAATCAAAGTTTAGGACATTCAAGATAACTCAGGTGCCacgagatcagaacgtggaggcTAATGCCCTGGCTACGCTGGGGGCAACCTTCCAGCCCACAGAGCTGTCAAACGTACCGATTACTCACGTGTTGACCCCAGCCATCCAGAAAGAGCCAGACCAGGATTCCACAACAAAGGATGTACACATACAGTGTGTACAGGGAACCGTAATCTTTGGTTTCCCCAAAGTGGGACAAACAGGATGCGATTGGAGGATTCCATACCTAAATTGGTGAGGGATGGGACACTCCCGAAGACAGAAAGGAAGCACAAAGTTTCGAATAAAAGCTTCCGGGTATATCATGATCGATAATATTCTCTTGAAAAATCATTGGCGGGACCATGCCTCGTGTGCTTAAGCAAGGAGGAAGCGAGAAACGATCTTTGCAAGACATGCACAATGGAGAATGTGGGAACCACGCTGGAGGACGAAGCTTTGTCAAACAAAATCTTAAGGCAGGGGTATTTCTGGCCCACAATGCGCGCAGACGCCATAAACCATGCCAAACGTTGTGAATCATGTCAAAAGGCGGCTCCGGCGATTCACCACCAATGAACCAATGCATCCAATTATCTCTCCATGGCCATTCAtgatgtggggcatggacatagtgggAAAGCTGCCCAGGGCTCCGAGAAATGAGTATATATGCTAGTTATGACCGACTACTTCTCAAAGTGGATTGAAGCAGAAGCCATGACAGAGGTAAAAGAACAACAGGTGATCTCTTTCATCAAGCGCAACATTATAAGCAGATTTGGAATACCATCCGAGATCATATGCGACAACGGGTCCCAGTTCATATCGATAACACTCAAGGCTTCGTACACGATGGAACATAACACCGAGAAAGTCAGCCCCCGTATCCACAAACCAACGGCTGCCGAGTCCAAAAATAAAATTATTGTGGAAAACCTCGGAAGCGGTTTGGAAGAATTGGGGGAAAATGGGCGTACGAATTACCACCGGTACTCCGGTCGAGACAACAACGCCGAAGATGGCAACAGACAAACTCCGTTTAGCCCGTATACGGAGCGGAGGCGTGATACCCTCGAAGTCCCGGTACCCACACACGATACGGTACGTCGGACGGCGGATCAGAATAAAGTCGAAATGACTAGGAGCCTGGATACAGTTGATGAGCTGCGAGAAAGTGCTTACATACGTATGGCATCATATAAACAATCCGTAGCAAGAACATATAACAAGAATGTCAGAATCAGGACCCTCGAAGTAGGGGACCTAGTACTAAGAAGGGTATTTGAAAATACCAAGAACCACAAGGCAGGCAAGTTCGCCTATAAATGGGAAGGGCCATATCAGGTCGAAAGCATTATTAAGAATGGGGcatacaggttgatgaccatgcacggtcaaatcctggataaaccctggaacatccgtcacttgaaacggtactttgtctgacaaagtgccAAAACTTTAGTGTACAAAGGACCCTTCGAAAGTCCGTgaagcgaaaaaaaaaaaaaaaaaaaaaaaaaaaggtggggGTTAGTATATGCCTCAGGTATTAGTATGTTTCATAAAaactttttccttttgtttttcttttttaagTCAGAAAGAGTCGTTTTAAAACCAAGTAGTACAGTGGCTTCTCGGATCCAGTGTTGCCTTGGAACACCATGAGACAGCACCAGGTAATTTGCACTACTTTGGACTTTATAATGCTTCTACGAAGAAGGGCTTTGGTACTAATGTTGGTTACTTGTCAGATGAGGCACACTTAGAGGGTCCAGCCCCTGCCATGTGAGGCTACGAAGACGCTTATCTTAAGTCAAGCCACATGGAgagcatacgccgaggtagcgcGCAGGGTTCGGCATACTAAGACCACCCGTACCTTAACGTTAACTCAGTAATTCCTTAGCTAGCTATGTCGTAGATCAATGGGTGCACGCACGGATTTCAaacgtctggaaccacaaggaGCGCAACACTCCTTGTTAGTCAGAAGTATTCAATGAAGGTAAGCTCTAAGTCAGCCAACCCTAGTGATAAGGTATTTCACGTCATGGGTAAAATACGTTATCAACAATCTGTCGCCAGAAACAGGGGCTGTGCACCTGGAGCCAGGTCAGCTTCCTGGGTATATCTATGTGGAATCAAAAACTCCAGAAATTGGTGGCAAAAACACAAGTATAACAAAAGTAGGGCCTGGATTCCTGGGCCCAAAGCTACTTTAAAATAAGGCACCTGCTACCTTTAGCAGGCACCGTCAAGAGTTCAACGCCTGCACACCGGCAGGCACAAAACGGACCAAAAAAGAAAATAGTTTTTTACAAAACTTGCGCCACACAGGGCCAAGTCCCCAgataatttgaaataaaatttaagagaggtcaatcctctcaaTAGCTGCTTCCTGACTATTGCTCTACTCCCCATGCTCTATTTGCTTCTCCATTACAGGTGCCGGGACAGCCTCAGGAGTTGCAGTAGCACCATTGCCAGCCTCCACAGCCAGGATCTCCTCCACAGTCCCAGAGATGGCTCCATAAATATCCATGGCTGTGTACTCAGGCTCCGGATTAGCAGCTTCAGCCTCAGGAGGAAACAGGGCACTCAGGTCCATGCCATTGGGAAATGCACGAGCAAACTCAGCCAGCTCCTCTTCCAGGTTCCAGGATGTGTGCCTTCCCTCGGTATAAGCACGGATGCAGTCAATCCGCCCCTCAAAAGTAGTGTAGGCTCCCACATTCTTGGCCAGTTCAGCCATCTCTTCAGCACGGGCCTCTGCCTTTGTTAACCCAGAAGTCAGAACGCAGTTGGCCTCCTGGGTCCTCGCCAGCTGATCTTTGGCTGCCTCCTTCTCCTGGAAAGCCGTGTGGAGCTGCTCCCTCAACTTGGCACATGTGGCTGTGAGCTCCTTGTTCTTCCCCACAGAAGCCAGACATTCAACCTTAGCCCTCTGCAGCATCTTGCGAAGGTAAAGAGAAGATTGGAGAGCCTGAAACAGAGGAAAAGAACGCGTTAGTCGTGGAAGCACAAGGGCAAAGGGAGAGGAGAAGCAGTAAAAAGGGGCTCACCAAGAAGCAGTGCTCTGCAGCTAGGTCGGTCATTTCCTGGGGGGCGGTAGAATCAAACGCCTTTGAGCAAGCTGGGGTCAGAAGCTTTTCTAGTGCAGGCCAGTAGTTGGCTCGGTCAGCGTACCCAAACTCAGCAGGGAGGCGTAGAAGCAGCTCATCAGAATGAATGGAGGACTCAGGTGCGCGCGATATTGGGGTAGCTTCAATGGGCTCTGGAGCAGGCCTAGAAGAGGATCTTCTTCTTGAGGAGGCAGGAGAGTGAGAGGAGTCAGCAGTTCTCTTCCTGGCGTGGCGCATCAGGATCTCGGAGGCAGATGGTTTAGCACTTCCTACAGGAGCTCAGGAACGCAGGGGGTCAGAACAAAGAATCAAGAGAGACAGGGAATTCCAGGGGATTGAGGGGTGTTTACCAGAAGACATGGTTTCCTCGGTAGCAGAATCGTCTAAACCAGCAAGCAGGAGGGGGAATAATCTACGATCTTCAGGGATGGAAAAGAGCTTGGCAACAGAAGTATCCTCGTCCTCGGATTTCTCAGGATTCTTGAGTTCTGCGTCAAATCAAAGAGTAAGAATAGTAAGCAACGGGGGCAATTATGAATGAACATGCAAATACACTTACTCTTGGCGAAAACCCAGTGTTCAAATAGGTAGTCGGCACGAATGGGAAGAGATTCAAGCTTGACATAGAAGAAATCCTCGTACCACCCATCGTCTTTCCCTTTTGCTGCCGAGAGGAGGAAGTTCTCGGTCTTCTCCACAGACCTAAAAGTGTATTGGCCGTGCCCCAGTGATCGGCACTCGAATCTATGGGCCAGATCCGATAAACCAATCTCGGCGCCCATGCTATTGTTCAGAGCAACGGTGGATAGGAGGATCCTCCACGCATAAGGAGCGATTTGGGCCATAGGGAGAGAGTTCAGGCGGATGAACTCTTGGATCATCGGGGGGAAGGGAAATTTGAGACCAAGGACAAAGGGGTAGGTGTACAAGCAGATCCACCCCGAACGAAAGGCGTCCGCTTTCTGACCAGGTTTGGGGATGTGGATCACCACATCGTCACCCAGCCCCAGCAGAGCTTTGATCCTGGGTATATCCTCCTGGGTAAGGTGGGAGTCACCGGAGTGTGGTCTTTTGAGGACTCCCTGTGTGGGGAAGTCGTCGTTTTCAAGGTCGATGGTGGTAGAGGAGGATGAAGTTAAGCGAGTCTTAGCCATAGTAAACGAGGAGGGATAAATGGAAGTACCTGAGAGGACGGATGAAGGCGGCGCTGGCAATGAAAGGGTGTTGACGAAGAAGGAATTTGGGGAGACGGAAATTTGAAAGGTTTGAGGAAatgaaatgatgatgaaagagaGAATGGTGGGCGGATGAGATTAAATAGGAAAGGGTAGTTGGGGTTTTGAAAATGTGAATTAAAATGGAGTATGCGAGAAGTCACTCAACGATACACTGCAATTTCccgctcaaataattagggttgcaCTTTTCGCagaaaattgggggcaaactgttaggcccaaaataTGGATATGGGCTGACTTGGGGCAGCAGACCTGGGAGCGCCACGGGGTGCAGGATATCAGGGAGCCAGGGTGCCAGCATCGTCAAGTAGCGCAGGAAGTGGGCTTTGATCCATACGGACGAAGCTTGTGAAAGTCCAATGACTTGCGAGATCCGAAGAAAGGAGAGACCTACCCATTGTTGaattaggaataacttggagGGAAAGCAAGAAACCCTAACCCGACGAGCTCTCCTATATAAAGAGCTTCGATGCAGAGAAGAAGGATCATCAGAATATACGAGAATTGCACCTTAGCATTCATAGCAAGCATACGAACTGTATTTCCTCTCGAATTATAGTaaaaatattggtgggattccgtctccccccgcggttgtttcccacatcgggttttccgcgtcaccaaaattgcttgtgttcttTATTTACATCGCACATACAAACTAACATACAACATTCAATCAATTCACAACATTGACCTAACGCTAAGgccactttaaccctaaattggtagaaatttaccaaaacaagcacgtctcttagctgctgaatatgtcaatccgcttaagtctgagccgcctgttatcacgtttataattttggtgcatgtgggtgggtctgccggcttggcggagcctaccttatcttgctgcttgcccccacgtggtaataggtggctcagctttccttgttcgtacaggcgcttgatctctcttcgtaatatGTAGCAGTCCTCaatgttgtgcccaatatcacggtggaactcacacttcttcttgctatcctttctccaagcttgctctcctactggtgggttgggccacctgactccatctcccatctcccatctccctgagtgccttcaggattcctccgatacctttagtgaatcca
This sequence is a window from Silene latifolia isolate original U9 population chromosome 8, ASM4854445v1, whole genome shotgun sequence. Protein-coding genes within it:
- the LOC141594999 gene encoding uncharacterized protein LOC141594999, whose product is MRKPELSGRMTKWSVHLSGYDLQFEPRTAIKSQALVDFVSDFCPATRGEAEEGMLTMMGSQDGDMIVQAIRCEFKATNNEAEYEALILGMQMASWLKVRNLRVYSDSLLVVNHVNNEYVARDSKMIAYLKIATEQKSKFRTFKITQVPRDQNVEANALATLGATFQPTELSNVPITHVLTPAIQKEPDQDSTTKDVHIQCVQGTVIFGFPKVGQTGCDWRIPYLNW
- the LOC141595000 gene encoding uncharacterized protein LOC141595000 → MTDYFSKWIEAEAMTEVKEQQVISFIKRNIISRFGIPSEIICDNGSQFISITLKASYTMEHNTEKVSPRIHKPTAAESKNKIIVENLGSGLEELGENGRTNYHRYSGRDNNAEDGNRQTPFSPYTERRRDTLEVPVPTHDTVRRTADQNKVEMTRSLDTVDELRESAYIRMASYKQSVARTYNKNVRIRTLEVGDLVLRRVFENTKNHKAGKFAYKWEGPYQVESIIKNGAYSVALEHHETAPGNLHYFGLYNASTKKGFGTNVGYLSDEAHLEGPAPAM